GCACGGCGCGCAGCGCGTCGCCGACGCCGTTGAGCGCCGCCACCGCGTGCGGCCCGCCGAACACCGCCTCGAGCGCCGCCTCCACGTCGCCGGTGGTGATCGCGCGCTCGATCGCCGAGAGCGTGGCGGCGTCGCGGATCTGGCGCACCGCGCGCAGCCAGGCGCGCGCGACGTCGGGCGTGAGCCGATCGGCGAGCGCTTCGAGGCGCGCGAGTGCGCGTTGGTCTGCGGTCGGCGCCGTCACGGATCGTCGGCGACCCGCCGATGCACGATGTGCAGCCCGACTATGCCGTCGTAGAGCTCCGGGATCGCACAGGGCTCCCAGCCCTTACCCTCACAGCGGTAGCAGTCGGCGCCGGCTTCGCCCTCGCACGCGGAACAGGCCTGCGAGACCGCCGGTCCGCACCAGCAGGTGAGCCCCTCGGTGTCGTGCGGCCGCACGTCGTCGAGCGGATAGGTGTGGACGTTAGGCACCTGCACCCCCCGGGGGGTCGACCCGATAGACCGCGGTCATGCTCACGACGCGCGGGTAGCGGTGCAGCCCCTGGAGCACGCCCCACCACGGGTCCAGCACGCGCCCGTCGCGCAGCAGCACAACAGCGTGCTGCCCGCTGCCGCGCGTGTTGATCACCTCGACGAGATGAAGGTCCGCCCACGGCGCACACGGCCACGACTCGCGCCGCGCTCCGTTCAGGCGGCTCAGGTAGTCGAAGCGGAGGCGCCACGCGAAGCCGTGGGCGTCGAGCACCTCCTGCCACTGGTAGCGGTGCGCGCCCTCGACGGTGAAGTCGTTGTGCGCGACGAAGTACTGCTTGGTCTCGAAGTACGTCTTGCCAATGATCATCGCGACGGCGGCGACGACGCAGCCGGAGTTCTCCGGCTGATACACGAACTTCACCGGTAGGTCCGTCGCCGTGCACGCGCAGGGCATCCGGTGGCGCTCTCCCGTGCCGCGATGGAGGATGAGGCGTGCCTTCTGATCGGCGCAGTCGGCGCACGCGATCGCGGCCGGCGCATCGGCGTTCAACGCGATCACGCCTCACTCCCAGCGTTCGGGTCGCCGTTGCCGTTCACCGCGGCCGCGTCGCGCACGGCCTGGTCCTGCGCGGCGAGCGTCAGCTCCTCCTCCTCGAGGTCGATCGACTCCGGCAGCACTCCGCCGCTCGCAAGCAGCTTCAGGAACGTGCCGCGCGTGAGCCCACCATCCTTCCGGATCGTGTTGAGCGCGGTGAGCGTCGGCGCATCGAGCTGCCGCACGTCGTACGTCGTCTGCACGCGCACGGGCAACGCCTCGACCGGCGCCGCCGCCGAGGACGCGAAGCGCGCCGAGAACCCGACGCCCTGATCAAGCATGTCCTGCAGCCCGAGCGCCGCCAGCGCGAGCGAGGCGTGCCCCGCCTGCGCGTCGTACGCGCGGCCGGTCGCCGTCTCGGGCGCCGTGTCGCGGCGCAGCAGGAAGTCGAGCGACAGCGTGGCCATCTCCACGCGCAGCCGCTCGAGCTCGACCTGGCTGGCGGCCATCGCGTCCGCCGGCGCCGCGACGTACTTCACGTCCCCATTTCGCGGCACGTCGATCGAGGTACCCGGGCCCACGGCGACCTGGGGGAACCGACCATCGTCGCCCGGCTCGCGGCCGACAAGCACGAGGATCGGCGCGAGGGAGAGCGCCATCGACCAACGGCGGTCGCTCGCCGTGCGGTAGTAGTCCGCGTTCGTGTCCGCGAGCGCGAGCAGCGGCGAGTCGGCGACGAAGGGCGCCGTATGCGGGCTGCCGTAGCCGACGGCGAACGGGATGACGCCGAACGAGCGGCCGGTGCCGTCGAGCACCCAGCCCGCCTCGCGTGCGACGAAGCGTACCGGCTCCGCCTCGCCGGGCCGCTCGACGCGGTCCCAGAGGACGTAGCGCACGCCGAGCGGTCGCTCGGCGTCGGTGCCCGCGGCGGGATCGTCCGTCCGCACGAGCAGGAGCTCGCGGAAGCGCCGCGTGGCCGTGACGCCGTACGCGCCGGCGTTCGTCTCGACACGCTCCTCGAGCACGAGCCGCGTGAGCGCGAGCCGCGTCCCGCCCTGCACGGGATCCACGGCGAGGCCGATGCGCCAGTTCAGGATCTGGTCGCGGCGGTAGGGCAGGAGCCGCGCGACGACGCGCGTGCTCGCGTCGGGCACCGTGCCGTCGAGCCGCGGCGGCACGTCGACGAGCAGCCCGGCCAGTCCGTCGGTGAGCATGTCGCGGAACACGCCGCGCGCGACCGTCGCGAGGTCGTGGCCCATGCCGTCGGCATCCTTCGCGAGCGCCTCGAGCGCGTCCGGCAGCGGCGCGGGTTCGGTGCTGCCCTCAGGGTCATCCCGCTTCGGACGCTGCGGCGGGACGAGCGCCGGCGGCGTGGAGAACACCATGCCGAGCGAGGCGATGAGCGCGCGCCCGGTGGCCGCGTACACGGAGCTGTACTTCGTGCGGGCCTTGTAGGTGTCCGAACTCTCGCCCTCCCACTTCGGGAGGTGGGTCGGACCTGCGCGGCGCACCGCGTCGGTGCCGGCGACGAAGTCGCGGACGCGACCGAGCTGCTCGCGCGCGTTCTCGAGCTCCTGCCGCGCGTAGTCGGGGCGCTGCTCGGGCGGCGCACTGCCCAGGATGTCGGCGGGGAGGGCGCCGTTAGGCGCGGCGGTCGTGGTAGCCATGGTGAACGACGGAGGGGATCAGAGGCGGCCGAACGCGAGCAGCATCGAACGCCGGCCGATGTAGAGGGCGAGGCCGGCGATCTCGTCGCCGCGTGGGCACGTGATGCCCCAGCGTGGCGACGTGAAGCGCGCGCGGGTGAGCGAGAGGCAGTGCGAGCGGGCGACGAGAATCCAGCCGGTCCACCCGTCGTGGCGGTGTGCGAGGAGGCGCATGGTCAGAGGGCGGTCTGGTCGGTGCGGGCGCCGTGCGCGACATTCGCGCGGCGCGCAGCCTGGCCGAACACGCTGTCCATGAAAGCGAACGGGTTGCCGGCAGCGCGCTGCGCGATCTCCTCCATGTCGGCGGCCCGGTGCGCGGCGTCGGCGACGGCGCGCTCGCGGCGCACGACGGCGGCGACGAACTGCGCGACGAGGCCGGAGAGCTCGCGGGCCTGCGTCGCGTCGGGGACGTTCGCGTTGACCCAGCGGGCGAGCGCGGCGTTCGTCTCGGCGACGGCCTCGTTGTGCGTGGTGGCCATGGTTTCGTTGGTGGTGATCAGCGGTAGGTGCCCGTGCCCCAGACGCCCACGGGCGCGGAGCGGCCGAGCCACGCGAGCATCTCGGAGACGAGCATGTCGCGGCCGTTCAGGTCGTAGCGCCCGTCCGCGCCGCGGCGCACCGCGAACGCGTCGCGCAGCGCGGCCTTCGACGGGTTGCCCGCGACACGCTCGACTGCGGCGGTCACGAGCTCGCGGCCGGCGTCGAGCATGAGCGGCTTCGACTCGGCCGTCGTCGCCCAGCCGATGCGGCCGGACTGCTCGCGCTGCGACTGGTCGTGCGCGACGCGATGGTAGATCGCGGCGAGCGGGTACTGGTGGTCGTCCACCAGGTGGCGCAGCACCGTGATGCCGTGCGCGTTCTTCTCGACGACGAGGAAGGCCGGCGTGCCGCCGACGGCGAGCCGACGGCCCCACGTGTTGAGCAGCGCCGCGAACTCGCGGGGCGTGATGTTCGGATCCTCGAAGGTCGCGCGCAGCTTCCACGTCGTGCGCGTGCGCGCCGTGAACGTGCTGCGGTCGCCGCCGGTGCCCTCCGCCGTGTCGGCGCCGATGATCACGCGCTCGTTCGTCGGCGCGTCGTAGAGCTGCAGCGCGCCATTCAGCTCGACCGAACGTGGCTCCGGCGCGGCGAGCATGAGCGCTTTGATCTGCTGCGCGTCGAAGAACATCCCGCCGACGGCGGCCCAGCAGCTCTCGGGATCCTCGGCGTACTCCTGGAGGAACAGCGTGCGCGTGAGCTCCGCGATCTTCGCGCGGCGCCACTTGAGCTGCTCAAGGTCCAAGCCGTGGGCCGTGAGGAGCAGCTGCTCCTCGTCGGTGAGCGCCCCGAGCTCGTCGTAGGCGAACAGCGGTAGGCGGTAGTTCGCGCGGTCGCAGAGCCACCACGGGTAGAACACGGCGCGGTAGCCGCGCGCGGCCGCCTCGCGCCAGAAGTTGTGCGCGGGGCTGTCGAAGCCCGAGGCGGTCGTCTCGAGGACGACGATCGAGCCCTGCGGCACGAGTGCCGGCGTGACGCTGCCTAACAACGCGACCGGGTCGCCCCAGAAGGCGAACTCGGAGCCGTGGAAGCGCTTGATCGTGAGCCCGCGGCCCGTGCGCTTCGATCCGGCGGTGCCGGTGTAGAGCCGCGCGTCGCGCCCGGGGAAGCTCACCTCGGTCGTACCCTTCTCGCCGAGGCGCGGCAGGAGCGCCGGCGGGAAGTGCTCGATCGCGCGCGTCGTGATGCCGAAGAGCTTCTCGGTGTCTTCCTTCGTGTGCGCGAGCGTGAGCGCGTCGAACCCGCGCTCGCTCCAGATCTGGTGCAGCGCGCGCCCCTGCTGGTCCGTCGACACGCCACCCTGCCGGGCCTTCAGGACCATGATGCGGGCCTGGCCCTTTGTGGTGAGCTCCTCGCGCTCGACGTCGCCGATCGCGCGCTGCACGTCGTTCAGCACGAACGGCAGGATCCGTCCGTGCTTGTCGCGGATGCGGTAGCAGCGCCGCGCCCACTCCGCGTAGTCGACGCGGAGCCGGTCGACGAACGCGATCGCGCGCGCGCGCCGCGCCGGCGGGGCTGACTTACTCGCCGTCGCCAGCATCGCCCGCACTCTCGCGCTCCGCCTCGTCGAGCAGGTCCTCGATCGTCTTGTCGCGCGTCTCCACGCGCTCGACGAGCATGCCGAGGTGCTTCGCGACGTTGAGCAGCGCGCCGTCCTGGTCGCGCATCCGCACGTCGACGCCGTGCTGCGTCTCCTTCACGCCGGCGTACAGGCGGAGCGCCGCCGGCGACAGCCGCCGCGTGTCCTTCACGAGCACGCGCGCGACGCCGTCGCCCCAGCAGCGCTGGCACTTCGGATTCGGGTCGCGCCGCGGGTCGTACCCGATGCCACCCTGCTCGTCGAAGGCCGGGAACGCGTCGGCCGCGCGCTTCTTCTTCCGCTCCCAGGCGGCGCGCTCGAGGTCATACTTCGCGCGATCGCGCTGCAGCTCCACGGCGGTGCGCTGGTACATCCCGCCGCGGCCGTGGCAGTAGCGGCACGAGCGGCGCTGCAACCTCCACCAGCTCGTTCGGGTTCGCATTCGCGAGGTCCCACCAGCGCTGGAGGACGTCGTCCGCCTCGATCTGCGTGCGGAGCGAGCGGGCCGCCTTCGCTTCCCGGATCGCCGCGGCGATCTGCGGTTTCTGGAGGTTCTCGTAGCCGATGTTGGCCGCCACGCGCGCCGAGTAGCCGGCCCGAATCGCCGCCTGCGTCGCGTTCAGGTCGACGATGAACTCCTCGACGAAGCGCTGCTGCTTGGGCGTCAGCGCGGGCGCATCGGACGTCACGACGCCAGCTGCAGCGGAGCCGCGGAGCCGTGCAGCGCGCGGTCGGCCGCGCGGTCCGCCTCGAGCATCCGGGCGAGGCGGCCGAGCCGGGGCCCTTCCCATGCGCAGCGGCTCGCGACCGCCTGGGCGAGCTGCTCGACGCGCGCGCGGCAGATGCCGAGCAGCGCCGCGGCCTCACGCTTCGAGTAGCCGGCGACCAGGAGCTCGGCGACCGCGCGCTCCCGGGGCGTCAGGGAACGCGAGGGCCGGCGAGCGGCAGGGCGCGCGGCCAGCGGCCGGGGAGTGCAGCGACGGAACGTGACGCGGTTCTCGGGCACCTTGCCACGAAACCCGATTGTAGCCGGCCCGACCATTGGCACATGCGGCTAGCCACATGTGTCTAGACACATGTGCCGAGAACCCGCCAGTCCGCAGAGGGCAGCGTTAGGCCGCGTGGTCCTGTGAGACGGGGAGCTCCCGGTCGCGCGGCGCCACCGACTCCGCCAGCCGCCGCATCGCGTACAGGACGACACGGTCCTTCGTCCCCGCGTTCGGGGCCCAGTCGTCGGGCAGCTGCGCCGCGATGTCCTCGACGTGCTGGCGCACCGTGCGCTTCGACACCCCCAGCGCGTGCGCGATCTGCTTGTAGCCCGGCGCCTCGGCGAGGAGGGCGAGGACACGGGCCTGGGCGGGCGTCAGCGGCCGCCGGAGCTCCACGACGGCGCGCATCGGCATCTCAGCCCTGCGCTCCTCGGGACTCGCTCATCGTGTCGTACACGTTGCGCATCGGCGTCGGCTACGGATCGGGGTGTGGCGCCGCGCGCTGGCGGTCTCGTTCGACCACCGAGCGCGCGGGCCCATCTCAACAGACGACCTGGGCTACTACCCCGTCACCGCTGCTGCAGCGCGCGGAACGCGCTGTCTCGCGACTCCAGCAGCTTCCGCAGCGCCACCGTGCGCTCCGCGGTGCGCGGCAGCGTGTTCACGATCAACTGGGCGTTCTCGAAGTAGACGCGGCCCACCGCCCGGAGCTGCGGCGGCAGCGTCTCGTACACGAAGAACCCGACGATCGGCTCGACCTGCGTGCCGCCCGCCTGGTCGCCCTGCTGCACGTTGCTCCCGGCCCAGGTGTTCGCCTGGGCGTTGTTGTCGGTTCCGCTGATGATGGTCGCCGGGCTGTCGGTCATGGTGCCTCTCCAATGGGAGTAAGGGTGAGACGGATCGACGCAGGTTCTTTCCGTGTCACGCGCTGCGTCGGGAACGCCCCCCACCGCACGCAGGTTCGGCGGTCGCTCGCGAGGTAGCAGCGTGCGACCAGCCAGTCGATTAGCCACTTGTGACGGCTCACCGCGCCGTCGTCGTCCCCCGCGCCGCCGAGCACCATGGCCGACGTGAGAAGCGCCCGCCGCATCGGCGTCGCCGGCGGGTCGGGCACGCGCCACGGTGCGGGCGGCGCGTGGCCGATCATTGCGAGCGTGTCGAGCTGCTCGAGGTACGTGCGCCGCTCGCGGTCGATCGCGCTCCAGTGCCGCGAGCTGCCATGCGCACGGTTCGCGACGATCGGCGGCACCGGCACGACCAGCTCGAGCGGCGCTGTTACGCCGCTGTTCTCTCGCGCCGCGTGGCCCGCAAACGACGCGGTAACACGAGACGGCGTCTCAGGTTTTCTGAGGTCCGATCGGGCCGCAGCGGGACGTTGGCGCGGCGCGCGGCCCTGTTTCGCGAGCTCGGCACGCGCGCGATCGCGCAGGTGCGCCGGCAGGTCGGAGAGGCGCATCAGGTGCGCGCTCCCGCCACGTCCCCTCCCTCTCTGATAGTCTCTCTTCTTTCTGGGAGACTAGGGACGGTTGGGAGGGTGGAATAGATAAAGTGCGTGCGCGTGCGCGCATGACACAAAATGCCCGGGAGAGCCTCCCAACTGTAGCAACTCCCCCAGACCGTCCCGCCACGCGCAGAGCACCTCACGGCGCCGGCTCCCACCGCGCGGCCGGCGCATCCTGCGATGCTAACCGTACGCCACGACGCCACACAAGGCGCTGGGCGCCGGTGCCGCGGAGCTCCTTGGTGATGCCGCGCTCCTCGAGGCGGCGGCCGAACAGGGTCTGCGACATCACGTACTCGCCGCCGTTCTCCGCCCACTTCTTGTACGACGCGTAGAGACTCGACGCCGCGTCGGCGGCGCCGTCCTCGCGCACGCAGCACTCGGCGATCCACGCGCCTAACACGTCGCTCTCCGCGCGATAGCTCGCGGTCGCGAGCAGCACGCGCTCCGGCGGCTGCAGCCGCCCGCGCCGCCAGGCCAGGCACCCGTCGAGCGCCCACCCCAGGATGCCGGGGAGTTCGCCCTGCAGCTTCGCATCGAGCTCGTGATCCTGCTCCTCGGGCGGGATCGTCACCTCGAACGGCACGAGCCGCACGCGCCGCCAGATGCCGTCGTCGGTCCCGCGCACCACCGGCTTGTGGTTCGCCGCGAGCCACAGCTTGAAGGTCGGCTTGAACTCGAACGCCTCGCTGTACAGGTAGCGCGCGCTCACGACGTCGTCGCCGGTCACGCTCTTGATCAGCCCCTCGGCGAGACGCTGCCCCTCGTTCGCTTCGCTCGCCGTCACCACGCGCGCGCCGAGCAGCCGCGCGACGTCGTTGCGTGGGCCCGAGTCGCGGCCGCGGTCGAGGAACGTCGCGAAGTCGGCCGCCACCGCGGCGTCGCCGACGAGCCACCGCAGCACCTGGAGGAACTTCGACTTCCCGTTCGACCCGGTGCCGTGCATGAGGAACATGCACTGCTCGCGCGTGTGGCCGGTGAGCGAGTAGCCGATCGCGCGCTGCAGAAACCCGATCATGTCCTGGTCGCCGCCCATGATGCGCTCGAGGAACGCGAGCCACGTGGGGCATCGCGCGTCGGCCTCGAGGCGAATGTCGACGAGCTTCGTGATCCGGTCCTCGCGGGCGTGGGGCCGCAGGCGTCCGGTGCGCAGGTCGAGCGTGCCGTTCGCGAGGGTGAGCAGGTCCGGGTCAGCGTCGAAGTCGGTCGGTCGTGCGGGGATGCCCTCCTCGCACTGGGCGCGCTCGATCATCGCGCCGATGCGGCCGTTCGATTCGCTCGCGATCGCGTGCTTCGCGAGCAGCTCCGCCTCGTCGCGGGTCGCCGCGTCGCGCGCCTCCTCGAGGATCGCGCGCACGGTCTCCTTCGCCAGCTGGTGGATGCGCTGCGTGTCGTCGACGGCCCACCGTCGGCCGTCCCAGACGAGCCACCGCTTCCACGCCGGCACGTAGTGGAGGTCGGCCCCGTGCCGCGCGACGAGCCGCTCGGCGTTGCCGAGGTCCGTCGGGTTGAAGGTCGCGACATCCGAGAGGACAGCTACGGCGTTCATGCGACGCTCCGCGTGGGGCGCGGCTCGCTCTCGGCGGGTCGCGCGAGCACGTAGTCCACGATGCGCAGGCGCCGGCGCGGCGGGCGCTTCGCGCGCGCGCGCAGCTCCGTGATCGTACGGCGGCCGTCGAACACGACGGCGATCGGCACGCGCGCGAGCTGCTCGACGAGGTCGCGCACCTCGTGCAGTGCGACGCGCTCCGAGAGCGGCTCACGGATCGCGGCCGGCACGGGCGGGCGGCGCGCGAACTCCACGAGCGCGAGAAAATCGAGCGGCCGCAGCTTGAACAGTCCCTCCCAGCCGTGCAGCGTCACGCGCTCGGGGAAGAAGGCGAGCAGCGCCGCCACATGCTGGGGCGCGCCGCGCGGGAAGACGCGCAGCAGGTCCTCATCCGCGAGCTGCGCAGCGGCCCACGGGTCGCGCAGCAGCGCGGCGAGCGTGCCGAACGCTTGCCCCGCGCGGAGCGTGCGTGGTCGGCTCATGGCGCGAGCTCCGCCCGGTCGGCGAGCTGCACGAGCAGCCGCGCCGCGGTGTCGAGGTGGGCGTCGCGGATCTCGGTCGGCTCGCCGGTGCGGCTCTTCCGCGCGAGCGCGGTGAGCATGCGCGCGTAGAGGCGCGCCTGGTCCTCGAGCGAGATGCTCTGCGCCTCGTGCGCCACGGGGCGAATCGGGATCGGGCGGCTCATGGTCGACCTCCGTGTGAGACACCCACCCCGCATCGCAAGGCAAGTCGCGTCGCGCAGCTCATGGTGTCGGCGACTCCGGCGCCTCGGCCTTCTGATCCGTAGTCAGATGCGCGGTCGGCTCATCGCGTCGGCGCGGCGACGCGTGGCCGAGCGGCCGGGCGGGCCGCGACGGGGCCGACGCGTCGGCGCGGTCAGCGGGGACGCGCTGCTGGAAGCCCTCGGAGCGCCCGAAGCGGCACGAGCACAGATCGGGACGCTTGTGGCACGTCGGGCAGAGCGCGTTAGGCATCGAGCGCCCTCGCGTCGACATACCAGCCCCCCGCGTCCTCGCGCGCCGTGAGCAGGTCGCGGAAGCCGTCCACCGCCAGGCGCACCGTCGCGTGCGAGCTCGCGAACGTGTGGCCGTCCACCTCCAGGGAGAGCTCACCCATCTGGAGGTGCGCGTGGCCGCGGACGCGTCGGCGCACGATGCGGCCGCTCGGCAGGATTACCCGGACCGAGTCGCCGGTCTTCGGCGCCGTCCGCAGGCGCTCGAGCTCCGCCGCGATCGCCGTCAGCGGCGGCAAGCCACCGTCGCGCCGCGGGCGCGGCTGACGCCGGGGGCTCATGCCGCACCTCGATCGGTGGGCTGCCGCGGGATTGACCCGCCGCAGTCGAGACAGCGACCGACGAACGCGCCGTCCCGGTAGCCCCACGACTCGCGCGTCGGCGCGACGCAGCGGCACTCCGCCGGCCCCCACCCCACGTGTTCCGCCCACCACCGGCGGAGCGCCACGAGCGCGCGCGCCCAGCGCGTCGCCGGCGCCGGCACGGCCGGCATCGACGTCGGGACGCGCGACAGACTATGTTCGCGCCGTGACGCTCCAGCGCCCCGATCGGCGAACGCCGCGAACGCGTGTTCGCTGGTTACGCGTTGGTTACGGCGGAGGGAACACGATTCGGCCGGTGTACGGCCTTCCGTGTTCGACCCCGCGAGCGCCGCTCTCTGGGGCGCGTTCGCAACGTTCGCGAACCTCTGTTCGCGGTCGAGTTTACCAGAGAATCGGATCCCACCGCTACGCCCGAAGCGCATCGTCGGCTAACTCCTCGTGAGACAGTGACTTAGCGCCACGGTCCACGCCGGCACGTTCGCCGATCGCGGCCGTGGTTACGGATTGGTTACGTGTTCGCGCTGCTACGTCGTCGGCGGCGCGCGACGTTCCCTCGCGAACGTCTGCCGCCGCAGTCCGGAGGAGCTCCGTCTGGCGCAGCCACGCGTGACCGAGGGTGGTGAGGCGATACCGGTAGTCGTCGCCCTTCGCGACGAGTCCGCGTTTCACGAGTACTGGCGCGTTCAGCTTTCCGGGCCAGCCGAGGCGGCTGTGGTGCACGGCTTCGCCGGCGGCGATGCGCCGGAGGGTGGTCGCTTGGTCGGCGGTGAGTCCGTACTCTCCGACGTCACGCGGCGGGCGAGCGTAGCCGAGTCGTCTCATGCGTCGGTCTCCGCGTTAGGCAGTTCGTTAGGCGGTTCATCCTCGCCGCGGATCGCGGCGCGCGCTGCGCGCGCCGCGCGCCGGTGCGTCTCCCGCTCCCGCTCGCGGTAGATGTCACGCGGCGTCTGCTCGTTCGACCACCCGCCGAGGTGCATCAGCGCGCCGGCCGACACCTCGAGGTCGTCCGCCGCGTCCGTCGCGGCGCGCCGCATCCCGTACCACGCGAGCCCCGGCTGCTCGCGTACACCGGCGAGCTCGCGCGCGCGGTGGAACAGCGTGTTCATCGTGCGCTCGTTCAGGGGTGTGAGGCGCCGCTTCTCCACCCACGCCGCGCTCTGCACGCGCTGCTTCCCGTAGCCCGTCGGCGCTGTTGGGATGAGCGGCGCCGCTGGCGCGTCCGCCTTCGCGCCGGCGCGGGGCCCGGCGGCCGCGGGGTCGCGCTGCGCGAGTCGGCCGGCCGGCACGAGCACGTAGTCGGGCGGGTCGCGATCCTCGGCGAGCGCCGCCTGGTACTCACGCTCGAGCGCGCGCAGGTAGCCCGTCTCGGGATGCAGCGCCGCCTCCACCGCGGCGCGCTGGCCGCGCGTGAAGTAGACCGTCACACCGCCCTTCTTTCCGCGCCCCTTCACGACCACGCTGCCGTAGTCCACGGCGTCGTCCTGGCCGAGCGGGGGCAGGGGATCGGGGAGCGGCGGCAGCGTGAGCTGCGAGCGCCGAACGCGCAGCACCTGGACGGGCCGGAGCTCGGCGCCGATCGCCATGGCGAGCGCGAGGCGCGGGTCCACCTCCGACGCCTTCGCGAGCAGCGCGCGGTACTCCCCGAGCTGGTAGCGCGGCCGCTGCACCTCGGGCAGATCGCCACCGCCGTAGAGCTCCGCGTAGTCCCGGCGCAGCTTCTCCTTCCACTTCCGCGGCGGCACCGCCTGGTCCTCGCCGAGGAGCGCGCTGCCGTCGGGCGCCTGCATCTCGCGCAGCTCGTCGAGCAGCCGAAGCGTGCGCTCGATCGTCGTCATGGCGCCCGCGTACCCCACGCCGCCGTCGGCGCGGATCGCGGCCATGCGCGCGCGCCAGAGCCGCACGAAGTCGTCGCGGCGCACGTGCGCGAGCGGCGTGTCAGGGCCCCACACGGCCATCGCTTGCGTCGCCGCGGCGATGACGCCCTTGTTGTAGCGCGTCGGCGCGTGATAGCGCCCGCGCTCAGCGTCCTGCACGGCGTGGATGCCGTCGGCGACGGTGAGGAGCTTCGGCGGGGCTGCTGAGGGTTCGCGCCTAGCCGGCGCCGGAGCGTGGCCGCTGTTCACCGCGTATTGGAGCTCGGCCGC
The window above is part of the Gemmatirosa kalamazoonensis genome. Proteins encoded here:
- a CDS encoding DUF4055 domain-containing protein; amino-acid sequence: MATTTAAPNGALPADILGSAPPEQRPDYARQELENAREQLGRVRDFVAGTDAVRRAGPTHLPKWEGESSDTYKARTKYSSVYAATGRALIASLGMVFSTPPALVPPQRPKRDDPEGSTEPAPLPDALEALAKDADGMGHDLATVARGVFRDMLTDGLAGLLVDVPPRLDGTVPDASTRVVARLLPYRRDQILNWRIGLAVDPVQGGTRLALTRLVLEERVETNAGAYGVTATRRFRELLLVRTDDPAAGTDAERPLGVRYVLWDRVERPGEAEPVRFVAREAGWVLDGTGRSFGVIPFAVGYGSPHTAPFVADSPLLALADTNADYYRTASDRRWSMALSLAPILVLVGREPGDDGRFPQVAVGPGTSIDVPRNGDVKYVAAPADAMAASQVELERLRVEMATLSLDFLLRRDTAPETATGRAYDAQAGHASLALAALGLQDMLDQGVGFSARFASSAAAPVEALPVRVQTTYDVRQLDAPTLTALNTIRKDGGLTRGTFLKLLASGGVLPESIDLEEEELTLAAQDQAVRDAAAVNGNGDPNAGSEA
- a CDS encoding terminase small subunit — protein: MQRRSCRYCHGRGGMYQRTAVELQRDRAKYDLERAAWERKKKRAADAFPAFDEQGGIGYDPRRDPNPKCQRCWGDGVARVLVKDTRRLSPAALRLYAGVKETQHGVDVRMRDQDGALLNVAKHLGMLVERVETRDKTIEDLLDEAERESAGDAGDGE
- a CDS encoding terminase small subunit, whose protein sequence is MTSDAPALTPKQQRFVEEFIVDLNATQAAIRAGYSARVAANIGYENLQKPQIAAAIREAKAARSLRTQIEADDVLQRWWDLANANPNELVEVAAPLVPLLPRPRRDVPAHRRGAAARSREV
- a CDS encoding LuxR C-terminal-related transcriptional regulator; the encoded protein is MPMRAVVELRRPLTPAQARVLALLAEAPGYKQIAHALGVSKRTVRQHVEDIAAQLPDDWAPNAGTKDRVVLYAMRRLAESVAPRDRELPVSQDHAA
- a CDS encoding DNA primase family protein gives rise to the protein MNAVAVLSDVATFNPTDLGNAERLVARHGADLHYVPAWKRWLVWDGRRWAVDDTQRIHQLAKETVRAILEEARDAATRDEAELLAKHAIASESNGRIGAMIERAQCEEGIPARPTDFDADPDLLTLANGTLDLRTGRLRPHAREDRITKLVDIRLEADARCPTWLAFLERIMGGDQDMIGFLQRAIGYSLTGHTREQCMFLMHGTGSNGKSKFLQVLRWLVGDAAVAADFATFLDRGRDSGPRNDVARLLGARVVTASEANEGQRLAEGLIKSVTGDDVVSARYLYSEAFEFKPTFKLWLAANHKPVVRGTDDGIWRRVRLVPFEVTIPPEEQDHELDAKLQGELPGILGWALDGCLAWRRGRLQPPERVLLATASYRAESDVLGAWIAECCVREDGAADAASSLYASYKKWAENGGEYVMSQTLFGRRLEERGITKELRGTGAQRLVWRRGVRLASQDAPAARWEPAP